A DNA window from Pirellulales bacterium contains the following coding sequences:
- a CDS encoding NAD(P)/FAD-dependent oxidoreductase, with protein MPRDFLQGARDEYDVVVIGSGLAGLTSANILARAGHSVLLLEQHYKLGGMATWFKRPGGHIFDISLHGFPYGMVKSCRRYWSKEIADSIVQLDGVRFDNPMFSLWTSFTREDFTNQLIEKFQVPAEKVVAFFDKARGMNFYDDQQATTRELFDEFFPGREDVIRLLMEPITYANGSTLEDPAISYGIVFSNFMSKGVFTFQGGTDKLIGAMHGELVKSGVDIRINCDATRINVRNDRVESVEIDAKGTQRTIRCGAVVSNANIRQTVFNLVGEEKFSPSFVDEARAVRLNNSSTQVYIALGEDDLLDVRELGDLLFSSTAPRFETDALLSRNVTSRTYSFYYPKTRPHREPRCLIVSSTNAHYRDWADLPEDEYQASKRDLCETTLDALDKYVPNVRQRAVHVEASTPRSFRHYTAHPAGASFGTKFEGLAVSRALPQQIAGLYHAGSVGIIMSGWLGAMNYGVIVANEVDNQLVTSGSRSTAGAERSVASDVAG; from the coding sequence ATGCCCCGCGATTTCCTCCAAGGCGCCCGCGACGAGTACGACGTTGTCGTGATCGGCTCCGGCCTGGCCGGGCTCACCTCGGCCAATATCCTGGCCCGCGCCGGGCATTCGGTGCTGCTGCTGGAACAACACTACAAACTCGGCGGGATGGCTACCTGGTTCAAACGGCCGGGGGGGCACATCTTCGACATCTCGCTCCACGGTTTCCCCTACGGCATGGTGAAGTCCTGCCGCCGGTACTGGTCGAAGGAGATCGCCGACTCGATCGTGCAGCTCGACGGCGTGCGGTTCGACAACCCCATGTTCTCGCTCTGGACCAGTTTCACCCGCGAGGACTTCACGAACCAACTCATCGAGAAGTTCCAGGTTCCAGCAGAAAAGGTCGTCGCTTTTTTTGACAAAGCGCGGGGGATGAACTTCTACGACGACCAGCAGGCGACCACCCGCGAGCTGTTCGACGAATTCTTCCCCGGACGCGAGGACGTGATCCGGCTTCTTATGGAGCCGATCACTTACGCCAACGGCAGCACGCTCGAGGATCCCGCGATCAGCTACGGGATCGTCTTCTCGAACTTCATGTCCAAGGGGGTGTTCACCTTTCAGGGAGGAACCGACAAACTCATCGGGGCGATGCACGGCGAGTTGGTCAAGAGCGGCGTCGACATCCGCATCAACTGCGATGCGACCCGCATCAACGTCCGCAACGACCGCGTCGAATCGGTCGAGATCGACGCCAAGGGAACCCAGCGGACGATCCGCTGCGGGGCGGTGGTCAGCAACGCAAACATCCGTCAGACCGTATTCAACCTCGTCGGCGAGGAGAAGTTTTCGCCGAGCTTCGTCGACGAAGCCCGGGCCGTGCGGCTCAACAACAGCAGCACGCAGGTGTACATCGCGCTGGGCGAGGACGATCTGCTCGACGTCCGCGAGCTGGGGGACCTGCTGTTCAGTTCCACGGCGCCTCGATTCGAGACCGACGCCCTGCTGTCTCGCAACGTGACCAGCCGGACGTATTCGTTTTACTACCCCAAAACGCGCCCCCATCGCGAGCCGCGTTGTCTCATTGTCAGCAGTACGAACGCCCACTACCGCGACTGGGCCGATTTGCCCGAGGACGAGTACCAAGCGAGCAAGCGGGACCTGTGCGAAACGACGCTCGACGCCCTGGACAAGTACGTGCCGAACGTACGGCAGAGGGCCGTTCACGTCGAGGCGTCGACCCCGCGGAGCTTCCGCCACTACACGGCCCACCCGGCCGGGGCGAGCTTCGGCACGAAGTTCGAGGGCCTCGCCGTGAGCCGCGCTCTGCCCCAGCAAATCGCCGGTCTGTACCACGCCGGCAGCGTCGGGATCATCATGAGCGGCTGGCTGGGAGCGATGAACTACGGCGTGATCGTGGCGAACGAGGTGGACAATCAACTCGTGACGAGCGGATCGCGAAGCACGGCGGGAGCGGAGCGGAGCGTGGCGAGCGACGTTGCAGGCTGA
- a CDS encoding DUF433 domain-containing protein, translating into MKSFDRIASDPAVQEGQACIRGQRLTVKRLLEALALYPDRKDLRIEYPELDDEDIRQALEYAAAALDDRVIELK; encoded by the coding sequence ATGAAGAGTTTTGACCGCATTGCCTCCGATCCAGCTGTCCAGGAAGGCCAGGCGTGCATCCGCGGGCAACGGCTCACTGTGAAACGGTTGCTGGAAGCCTTGGCGCTCTATCCCGATCGCAAGGACCTGCGGATCGAGTATCCCGAACTCGACGACGAAGATATCCGCCAAGCCCTGGAATATGCGGCTGCCGCTTTGGACGATCGCGTCATTGAACTGAAGTGA
- the nadE gene encoding NAD(+) synthase, which translates to MQKIRLAAAALNQTPLDWQGNARRIRSAIAEARAAGAAILCLPELCITGYGCEDAFLSTGVPQTALELLIELLPDTRGMVVALGLPLVVEGPLYNGAALACDGRLLGFALKQHLAGDGIHYEPRWFRKWPATRVQRVEVAGRDYPAGDVLFNVGGVKIGFEICRDAWVADRPGSRLAAGGADVILNPSASHFAFGKQEVRRRFALEGSRTFHVSFVYCNLLGNEAGRAIFDGGTLIASAGKTLAEGPRLSFAEQLVTCADVSVAATRRLRAALSEPSREPAPFDGGIVECDFALPAAEGRRPPASPLPWEGRPAAKEEEFARAVPLALFDYLRKSHAGGLVVSLSGGADSSAAATLAWLMAKLGLAELGRDEFAGRLAAIPGLESCQTAEDFVGRLLACVYQATRNSGPVTRAAAETVASAVGAEFHAWNVDAMVDAYVDVVTAAVGRTLAWDSDDVALQNVQARARGPGAWLLANLRGALLLATSNRSEAAVGYATMDGDTCGGLAPIAGIDKAFLLHWLKWMETTGPIGVGPLPALAVVNAQQPTAELRPPVAGQTDEGDLMPYAVLDAIERLAIRDKLMPIEVFESLRPELTDVPAEQLATWVERFFRLWCRNQWKRERFAPGFHLDDENLDPKTWCRFPILSGGFERELAQLRDHVRAE; encoded by the coding sequence ATGCAAAAAATCCGTCTCGCCGCCGCCGCACTCAACCAAACGCCCCTCGATTGGCAGGGGAATGCCCGCCGCATCCGCTCGGCGATTGCCGAGGCCCGCGCCGCCGGGGCCGCGATTCTCTGCCTGCCCGAGCTGTGCATCACCGGCTACGGGTGCGAGGACGCGTTCCTCTCGACCGGCGTGCCGCAGACGGCGCTTGAGTTGCTGATCGAGCTGCTTCCCGACACGCGCGGGATGGTTGTCGCCTTGGGGTTGCCGTTGGTGGTCGAGGGGCCGCTTTACAACGGGGCCGCCTTGGCGTGCGACGGGCGGCTGCTGGGGTTTGCGCTCAAACAACATCTGGCCGGCGACGGCATTCACTATGAGCCGCGGTGGTTCCGCAAGTGGCCTGCGACCCGGGTTCAGCGGGTCGAGGTCGCGGGTCGCGACTACCCGGCCGGCGACGTGCTGTTCAACGTCGGAGGCGTGAAGATCGGGTTCGAGATTTGCCGCGACGCCTGGGTCGCCGATCGCCCCGGTTCGCGGCTGGCCGCCGGCGGGGCCGACGTCATTCTCAATCCTAGCGCCAGCCACTTTGCGTTCGGCAAGCAGGAGGTGCGGCGACGGTTCGCGCTCGAGGGGTCGCGCACGTTCCACGTCAGCTTCGTTTACTGCAACCTGCTCGGCAACGAAGCGGGGCGGGCGATCTTTGACGGCGGTACGCTCATTGCCAGCGCAGGGAAGACACTGGCCGAGGGACCCCGGCTGTCGTTCGCCGAGCAGTTGGTCACGTGCGCCGACGTCAGCGTCGCGGCGACGCGGCGGCTGCGCGCCGCGCTCAGCGAGCCGAGTCGCGAACCGGCGCCGTTTGACGGCGGAATCGTCGAGTGCGACTTCGCCCTGCCCGCGGCGGAGGGGCGGCGCCCGCCGGCGTCGCCGTTGCCGTGGGAGGGGCGCCCCGCGGCGAAAGAGGAGGAGTTCGCCCGGGCCGTGCCGTTGGCGCTGTTCGATTACCTGCGCAAGAGCCATGCGGGGGGGCTGGTGGTGTCGCTCTCGGGAGGGGCCGATTCCTCGGCGGCGGCGACTTTGGCGTGGCTGATGGCGAAATTGGGGCTCGCCGAGTTGGGCCGCGACGAGTTTGCCGGGCGGCTCGCCGCGATTCCCGGGCTCGAGTCGTGCCAGACGGCCGAGGACTTCGTCGGGCGGCTGTTGGCATGCGTCTATCAGGCGACGCGGAACAGCGGCCCCGTGACGCGCGCCGCAGCCGAGACGGTGGCGAGCGCCGTGGGCGCGGAGTTTCACGCCTGGAACGTCGACGCGATGGTCGACGCGTACGTCGACGTCGTGACTGCGGCGGTCGGGCGAACGCTCGCGTGGGACTCCGACGACGTGGCGCTGCAAAACGTGCAGGCCCGCGCCCGCGGCCCGGGGGCATGGCTGCTGGCGAACCTTCGCGGGGCGCTCTTGCTGGCGACGAGCAATCGCAGCGAAGCGGCCGTCGGCTACGCGACGATGGACGGCGACACCTGCGGCGGTCTCGCCCCGATCGCCGGAATCGACAAGGCGTTCTTGTTGCACTGGCTCAAGTGGATGGAGACCACCGGCCCGATCGGCGTCGGACCGTTGCCGGCGCTGGCAGTCGTGAACGCCCAGCAGCCCACCGCGGAACTGCGTCCGCCCGTCGCGGGACAAACCGACGAAGGCGATCTCATGCCGTACGCCGTGCTCGATGCCATCGAGCGACTGGCGATCCGCGACAAGCTGATGCCGATCGAGGTGTTCGAGTCGCTGCGGCCGGAACTGACCGACGTTCCGGCGGAGCAGCTCGCAACGTGGGTCGAGCGGTTCTTCCGCCTCTGGTGCCGCAACCAGTGGAAGCGGGAGCGATTTGCCCCGGGGTTCCATCTGGACGACGAGAATCTCGACCCGAAAACGTGGTGTCGGTTCCCGATCCTTAGCGGCGGATTCGAGCGCGAGCTTGCGCAGCTTCGCGATCATGTCCGGGCGGAATGA
- a CDS encoding tRNA-(ms[2]io[6]A)-hydroxylase, with amino-acid sequence MLHLQSTTRPEWFRQIDAHLDEVLIDHAHCEKKAAGTALNLIFHYVEDAELCREMTEIVGEELEHFHMVLDLLARRGIRFRRLKPSQYGRKLNDLVRKQEPQRAIDRLLVAGIIEARSCERFQALAEYVDDPELAAFYQGLFESEARHHAAYTRLARHYGPEEVVEARLRELAAAEAAIIAEGEAQPRMHS; translated from the coding sequence ATGCTGCATCTGCAATCGACGACTCGACCCGAGTGGTTCCGACAAATCGATGCGCACCTGGACGAGGTGCTGATCGACCACGCCCACTGCGAAAAGAAGGCCGCGGGGACGGCGCTTAATCTCATCTTCCATTATGTGGAAGACGCGGAACTGTGCCGCGAGATGACTGAGATCGTCGGCGAGGAGCTCGAACACTTCCACATGGTCCTCGACCTCTTGGCCCGCCGCGGCATCCGTTTCCGGCGACTCAAGCCGAGCCAGTACGGCCGCAAGCTCAACGATCTGGTGCGCAAGCAGGAACCGCAACGAGCGATCGACCGGCTGCTGGTGGCCGGGATCATCGAGGCCCGCAGTTGCGAACGGTTCCAGGCGCTGGCCGAGTACGTCGACGACCCCGAACTGGCCGCGTTCTACCAAGGTCTGTTCGAGTCGGAAGCTCGGCATCACGCCGCCTACACGCGACTCGCCCGGCACTACGGCCCCGAGGAAGTCGTCGAGGCCCGCTTGCGCGAACTCGCCGCCGCCGAGGCCGCGATCATCGCCGAGGGCGAAGCCCAACCGCGGATGCACAGTTAG
- a CDS encoding DUF5615 family PIN-like protein, producing the protein MRFLLDQGLPRSAVEPLRAAGFDAEHVGELGMHAAPDTAIMAAAVDRDAVVVSLDSDFHALLAASGASGPSVIRVRIEGLRGPELAELIKTTAAATGDELEAGAVVTVTERQIRVRSLPIGKKPR; encoded by the coding sequence ATGCGATTCTTACTGGACCAAGGTCTGCCTCGCTCAGCGGTTGAGCCGCTCCGGGCTGCGGGGTTTGACGCTGAGCACGTCGGCGAACTCGGAATGCACGCCGCTCCCGATACAGCGATCATGGCTGCGGCCGTTGATCGAGATGCCGTTGTCGTTTCGTTGGACTCGGATTTTCACGCCCTGCTTGCAGCCAGCGGAGCATCGGGGCCTTCGGTCATTCGCGTCCGAATCGAAGGGCTCAGAGGTCCCGAACTTGCAGAACTGATCAAGACGACGGCAGCGGCGACAGGCGATGAACTCGAAGCGGGCGCCGTGGTCACTGTGACGGAACGACAGATTCGCGTTCGTTCGCTCCCCATTGGCAAGAAACCTCGCTGA
- the fabZ gene encoding 3-hydroxyacyl-ACP dehydratase FabZ, which translates to MSLAQIQAAIPHRPPFLLVDEIVEQSDSRIVCCKTFTGDEFWYQGHYPDYPLTPGVLLCEAAMQAGAVLLSKQAADVPGAVPVATRLNNVQFKQMVRPGDTIEIETELTDRISNAYFMKSRVTVAGKLACRCEFACTMAPRPAGNDQ; encoded by the coding sequence ATGTCGCTCGCACAAATCCAAGCCGCCATCCCTCACCGTCCGCCGTTTTTGCTTGTCGACGAGATCGTCGAGCAGAGCGACTCGCGGATCGTCTGCTGCAAGACCTTCACCGGCGACGAGTTTTGGTACCAGGGGCACTACCCCGATTATCCGCTTACGCCGGGGGTGTTGTTGTGCGAGGCGGCGATGCAGGCCGGGGCGGTCCTCTTGTCGAAGCAGGCGGCCGACGTGCCGGGGGCCGTGCCGGTTGCGACGCGACTCAACAATGTGCAGTTCAAGCAGATGGTCCGCCCGGGCGATACTATCGAGATTGAAACCGAGCTGACCGATCGGATCTCGAACGCCTACTTCATGAAGTCCCGCGTCACCGTGGCGGGCAAGCTGGCGTGCCGTTGCGAGTTTGCCTGCACGATGGCGCCGCGGCCCGCCGGCAACGACCAATGA
- a CDS encoding SDR family NAD(P)-dependent oxidoreductase, protein MAHAASHRLAIVTGAGSGLGRAFCRRLAAQGSWHVVATDLELARAEETRDLVVRRGGSAEARQLDVADPDAWVAVREQLRQSFPRLDLLVNNAGVCMAAEAGQGELASWRRITEVNFFGVLHGCQLLVPWLRESALQPGPPPAVINVASIAAWLAPPSMGAYSASKAAVVAFTEALHAELRQRGVHVTVAVPGFFASDLLAAGTFATPELARHAQELADSSRITADEVATAALRAAERGRLYAILGRRARWLARLKRLAPGLLVRMLGARYARRHGAPEEGTGLTPCASKSLPRRLPSPPQD, encoded by the coding sequence ATGGCGCATGCCGCCTCACATCGTCTGGCGATCGTCACCGGCGCCGGCAGCGGGTTGGGGCGAGCGTTCTGTCGGCGCCTCGCCGCGCAGGGCTCGTGGCACGTCGTCGCCACGGATCTCGAGCTCGCCCGAGCCGAGGAGACGCGCGATTTGGTCGTCCGCCGCGGAGGCAGCGCCGAAGCACGGCAACTCGACGTCGCCGACCCCGACGCGTGGGTCGCTGTTCGCGAGCAGCTTCGCCAGTCCTTCCCGCGGCTCGACCTGCTGGTGAACAACGCCGGAGTCTGCATGGCGGCGGAGGCGGGGCAAGGAGAACTCGCCTCGTGGCGCCGCATCACCGAGGTGAATTTCTTCGGCGTGCTGCACGGCTGCCAGTTGTTGGTCCCCTGGCTGAGGGAGAGCGCTTTGCAGCCGGGCCCCCCGCCGGCGGTGATCAACGTCGCCTCGATCGCCGCGTGGCTGGCGCCACCGTCCATGGGTGCGTACAGCGCCTCAAAAGCCGCGGTCGTCGCGTTCACCGAGGCGCTGCACGCCGAGCTGCGCCAGCGCGGCGTCCATGTGACGGTTGCCGTGCCGGGGTTCTTCGCGTCGGACCTGCTCGCCGCGGGGACGTTCGCCACGCCGGAGCTCGCCCGCCACGCGCAAGAACTCGCCGACTCAAGCCGCATCACGGCCGACGAGGTCGCGACAGCGGCGCTCCGTGCCGCCGAGCGCGGGCGGCTTTACGCAATCCTCGGTCGGCGTGCGCGGTGGCTGGCGCGGCTCAAGCGGCTGGCGCCGGGGCTGCTCGTGCGGATGCTTGGGGCGCGGTATGCTCGTCGGCATGGAGCTCCCGAGGAGGGGACCGGGCTGACGCCCTGCGCTAGCAAGTCCTTGCCTCGGCGACTTCCCTCACCACCTCAAGACTGA
- a CDS encoding protein kinase: MISTGLLTEWQCEKLLAGKHKGFILGKYKLLRHLGKGGMSQVYLAEHMLMKRKVAIKVLPQNRVEDSSYLERFRIEARAAAKLDDPNIVRAYDIDHHDKTHYLVMEYVEGRDLHVLVREVGPLDYVMAADYIAQAARGLAHAHDMGLVHRDIKPANCLVDNHHVVKILDMGLARLVDDEASLTMENNENVLGTADYLAPEQALNSHKADHRADIYSLGCTLYFLLTGHPPFPDGTISERLLKHQVEKAPSIFNDRPDAPPGLVNICNRMMAKKAEDRYQTASEVSERLTEWLAERGHTVGSLSKRDAGGSSGSDGIGSDVFRRFSAGLSSPGGGGSGGKPSSPSGSGIGRTQGRRPAQQRPRPVAASTEPEEDLALAPFDEEDGKAKSGSAPATAKPAMSPATATASGPPSDPQIKRPVRSLIEEELESARSKQPKAPPPRRPDEFNPLQPPGYVPPSNGPPAWIFVLVGLGVVALIVVIAAIGLAS, translated from the coding sequence ATGATCTCCACCGGGCTGCTGACTGAGTGGCAATGCGAGAAGCTGCTGGCCGGCAAGCATAAGGGCTTCATCCTCGGCAAATACAAGTTGCTGCGCCACCTCGGCAAAGGCGGGATGAGCCAGGTCTACCTCGCCGAGCACATGCTCATGAAGCGCAAGGTGGCCATCAAGGTGCTGCCGCAGAATCGTGTCGAGGACTCCAGCTATCTCGAACGCTTCCGCATCGAAGCCCGGGCCGCGGCCAAGCTTGACGATCCGAATATCGTCCGGGCGTACGACATCGACCACCACGACAAGACCCACTATCTGGTCATGGAGTACGTCGAGGGTCGAGATCTGCACGTCCTGGTCCGAGAGGTCGGCCCGCTCGACTACGTCATGGCGGCCGACTACATCGCCCAGGCGGCGCGAGGTCTGGCCCATGCGCATGACATGGGACTGGTTCATCGCGACATCAAGCCGGCCAACTGCCTGGTCGACAATCATCATGTCGTGAAGATCCTCGACATGGGACTGGCGCGACTGGTGGACGACGAAGCGTCGCTCACCATGGAGAACAACGAGAACGTGCTGGGGACGGCCGACTATCTGGCTCCCGAGCAGGCGCTCAACAGCCACAAGGCCGACCATCGGGCCGACATCTACAGCCTGGGGTGCACGCTGTACTTCCTGCTGACGGGCCACCCGCCGTTTCCCGACGGCACGATTTCCGAGCGGCTGCTCAAGCACCAGGTCGAGAAGGCGCCGAGCATCTTCAACGACCGGCCCGACGCACCGCCGGGGCTGGTGAACATCTGCAACCGGATGATGGCCAAGAAAGCGGAGGACCGGTATCAAACGGCGAGCGAGGTCTCCGAGCGGCTCACGGAGTGGCTGGCCGAGCGCGGTCACACGGTCGGATCGTTGAGCAAACGAGACGCCGGCGGCAGCAGCGGTTCCGACGGCATCGGCAGCGACGTCTTCCGACGATTCAGCGCGGGGCTGAGCAGCCCGGGCGGGGGGGGCAGCGGCGGCAAGCCGAGTTCTCCCAGCGGCAGCGGCATCGGGCGCACGCAAGGGCGTCGCCCTGCGCAGCAGCGTCCGCGGCCAGTCGCGGCCTCGACTGAACCTGAGGAAGATCTCGCGCTCGCCCCGTTCGACGAGGAGGACGGCAAGGCAAAGAGCGGCTCGGCCCCGGCGACCGCCAAACCCGCCATGTCGCCGGCCACGGCCACGGCCTCCGGTCCCCCCAGCGATCCGCAGATCAAGCGGCCCGTGCGATCGCTGATTGAGGAAGAACTCGAATCGGCCCGGTCGAAGCAACCCAAAGCCCCCCCGCCTCGGCGGCCCGACGAATTCAATCCGCTGCAACCGCCGGGCTACGTCCCCCCTAGCAACGGTCCGCCGGCGTGGATCTTCGTGCTCGTAGGCCTGGGGGTCGTCGCCCTGATCGTCGTCATCGCGGCGATTGGACTGGCGTCGTAA
- a CDS encoding 3-isopropylmalate dehydrogenase, with translation MKIAVIGGDGTGPEVAAEGVKVLKSVAKLEGFDKDLDLTQLDWGGDRYLKTGEALPADGIDQLRQFDAILLGAVGHPDVKPGILERKLLLDLRFGLDQYINLRPVKLFPGVETPLKDKGPDDIDFVVVRENTEDLYCGAGGFMHKGTPNEVATQTAIYTRKGCERCIRYAFELTRKRNNPKGKKLTLVAKTNVLTTGHDLWWRAFNEVAEEYPDVEKDYNHVDACCMWIVKNPEYYDVIVTTNMFGDIITDLSGIIQGGMGVAAGGNINPDPGGVSMFEPMGGSAPKYTGTGKINPIATINAVSMLLSQVGQEAAAERVMSAIMHVTGTKMKSQSAGKMGYSTSEIGDLILDALA, from the coding sequence ATGAAGATTGCAGTAATTGGCGGCGACGGCACCGGGCCCGAAGTCGCCGCCGAAGGCGTCAAGGTCCTCAAATCGGTCGCCAAGCTCGAAGGGTTCGACAAAGACCTCGATCTGACCCAACTCGACTGGGGGGGCGATCGCTACCTCAAGACGGGCGAAGCCCTCCCCGCCGACGGGATCGACCAGCTTCGGCAGTTCGACGCGATCCTCCTGGGCGCCGTCGGTCACCCTGACGTGAAGCCGGGAATTCTCGAACGCAAGCTCCTGCTCGATCTCCGCTTCGGGCTCGACCAATACATCAACCTCCGCCCCGTGAAACTGTTTCCGGGCGTCGAGACGCCGCTCAAGGACAAGGGGCCCGACGACATCGACTTTGTCGTGGTCCGCGAGAACACCGAGGACCTCTACTGCGGCGCCGGCGGGTTCATGCACAAAGGGACCCCCAACGAAGTCGCTACGCAGACGGCCATCTACACCCGCAAGGGGTGCGAGCGCTGCATCCGCTACGCCTTCGAGTTGACGCGCAAGCGGAACAACCCCAAAGGGAAGAAGCTCACGCTCGTCGCGAAGACCAACGTGCTGACCACCGGGCACGACCTGTGGTGGCGCGCCTTCAACGAAGTCGCCGAAGAGTACCCCGACGTCGAGAAGGACTATAACCACGTCGACGCGTGCTGCATGTGGATCGTCAAGAACCCCGAGTACTACGACGTGATCGTCACCACGAACATGTTCGGCGACATCATCACCGACCTGTCGGGGATCATCCAAGGCGGCATGGGCGTAGCCGCGGGGGGGAACATCAACCCCGACCCGGGCGGGGTGAGCATGTTCGAGCCGATGGGGGGCAGCGCCCCCAAGTACACCGGCACGGGCAAGATCAACCCGATCGCCACGATCAACGCCGTGAGCATGCTGTTGTCCCAAGTCGGCCAGGAAGCGGCCGCCGAGCGCGTAATGAGCGCCATCATGCACGTCACCGGCACGAAAATGAAAAGCCAATCGGCCGGCAAGATGGGCTACAGCACCAGCGAGATCGGCGACTTGATCCTCGACGCGCTGGCGTAA
- a CDS encoding SDR family oxidoreductase — MSNDYLQLAGRRILVFGVANRKSVAWHVADQLEAAGAEVVHVVRSHQRQELTAKLLAGRAVFVCDVERQPEIDALAAELKAQFPAGFHGLVHSIAFADYDEGGVRPFHETTRAQLLRTFDVSCFSLIALANAFKDQLARDASVVTISISTTRMASENYGFMAPVKAALDSSLAFLAKSFSQFSEVRFNAVAPGLLKTSASAGIPGYVDSYLFAERATLRGRAVQTGEAAAAAVFLLSPRSSGINAQRLVVDAGMEVNYFDQRLVHAAVEGLERPQG, encoded by the coding sequence ATGTCGAACGACTATCTCCAACTCGCAGGCCGGCGCATCCTCGTCTTCGGGGTCGCCAATCGCAAAAGCGTGGCATGGCACGTCGCCGACCAGCTCGAAGCGGCGGGCGCCGAGGTCGTGCATGTCGTACGCTCGCATCAACGTCAAGAACTCACGGCCAAATTGCTCGCCGGGCGAGCGGTGTTCGTTTGCGACGTCGAGCGACAGCCTGAAATCGACGCCCTTGCCGCGGAGCTCAAGGCGCAATTCCCCGCGGGCTTCCACGGGCTGGTCCACTCGATCGCCTTTGCCGATTACGACGAAGGTGGGGTGCGCCCCTTTCACGAGACGACCCGGGCGCAGTTGTTGCGGACCTTCGACGTTTCCTGCTTCTCTTTGATCGCATTGGCCAATGCGTTCAAAGACCAGCTTGCACGAGACGCTTCGGTCGTGACGATCTCGATCTCGACGACCCGGATGGCGAGCGAAAACTACGGTTTTATGGCGCCGGTGAAGGCGGCGCTCGACAGCAGTCTGGCGTTTCTTGCCAAGAGCTTCTCGCAGTTCAGCGAGGTGCGGTTCAACGCCGTGGCGCCGGGGCTGCTCAAGACCTCGGCCTCGGCGGGGATCCCGGGCTACGTCGACTCGTATTTGTTTGCCGAGCGGGCGACCCTTCGCGGCCGGGCCGTGCAGACCGGCGAGGCGGCCGCCGCGGCCGTGTTCCTATTGAGCCCGCGTTCGAGCGGCATCAACGCCCAACGCCTCGTCGTCGACGCGGGGATGGAGGTGAATTACTTCGACCAACGACTCGTGCACGCGGCCGTCGAAGGGTTGGAGCGGCCGCAGGGGTAG
- a CDS encoding DUF1559 domain-containing protein has product MRHFTMRRAERPFPKTSARGFTLVELLVVIAIIGVLVALLLPAIQAAREAARRMQCANNLKQVGLAMINHHDARKAFPAGNIMKGNIGQTNASFSGWTIEVMPYAENDNIKGMYNTKIDVFQPEYEQFRETKIEMYTCPSDFEFVLAQPESGPAAGKTKGAGGRGGGALLVFASSSYRGNAGSAPDNAATWYLGEAIGTGTAPVEFRGPLHAIVDPAQNWTPGNNIPDQTLASLRPESFRTITDGSTNTILAAESTNIYEPRRTFWAYASWGNYILGQAWNVSTIFLGDYQRCVSVGGSTSNRACMSAWYSGHSGGMNVLMCDGSVHFMPFDVDLRVFHSLSAIADGQTVDLPF; this is encoded by the coding sequence ATGCGTCACTTCACCATGCGGCGTGCAGAACGACCCTTCCCCAAGACCAGCGCGCGAGGCTTCACGCTCGTGGAGTTGCTCGTGGTGATCGCCATCATCGGCGTGCTGGTGGCGCTGCTCTTGCCGGCGATCCAAGCGGCCCGCGAGGCGGCGCGACGGATGCAATGCGCGAACAATCTGAAGCAAGTCGGGCTTGCGATGATCAATCATCACGACGCCCGTAAGGCTTTCCCCGCAGGGAACATCATGAAGGGGAACATCGGCCAGACAAACGCCAGCTTCTCCGGTTGGACTATCGAGGTGATGCCGTATGCCGAAAACGACAACATCAAGGGCATGTACAACACCAAGATCGATGTCTTTCAGCCCGAGTACGAGCAGTTTCGTGAAACGAAAATCGAGATGTACACATGCCCGTCCGACTTCGAGTTCGTCTTAGCACAGCCAGAAAGCGGGCCGGCGGCTGGCAAGACGAAGGGCGCAGGGGGACGCGGCGGCGGCGCGTTGTTGGTCTTCGCCTCGTCATCGTATCGCGGCAATGCGGGCAGCGCTCCTGACAACGCCGCTACTTGGTATCTCGGCGAAGCGATTGGAACTGGGACTGCTCCTGTGGAATTCCGTGGTCCGCTTCACGCCATCGTCGATCCTGCGCAGAATTGGACTCCTGGAAACAACATTCCAGATCAGACGCTCGCGAGCTTGCGTCCCGAGTCGTTTCGAACGATCACAGACGGATCGACCAACACGATTCTCGCCGCCGAGTCGACGAACATCTATGAACCTCGCCGGACCTTCTGGGCCTACGCTTCGTGGGGAAATTATATTTTGGGACAAGCTTGGAACGTCTCGACGATTTTCCTCGGCGATTATCAAAGATGCGTATCGGTCGGCGGGTCAACGAGCAATCGTGCTTGCATGTCTGCATGGTATAGCGGCCACTCAGGAGGCATGAATGTCCTCATGTGCGACGGTTCAGTTCATTTCATGCCGTTCGACGTCGACTTGAGGGTGTTTCACTCCTTGTCCGCGATCGCTGACGGACAAACAGTTGACCTGCCGTTCTAG